Genomic segment of Rhodococcus rhodochrous:
CAGCGGGTTGTCCCGAAAGGGCGATCCGGCTCGACTGAGTCACGATCGAAACCGAACACGGGCGTCGGTCCGGACCGAAAGGTCCGGGCCGACGCCCTTTTTCGTTTCTCCCATCGAGGGTCGATTGACGCCGTCCGGGGTTGTGTGAAAACCTCATAATCAAGGTATGAGAGTGACATTCTCATGATGTGTCGCTCTCCGATGAAAGGACGAGCGATGCTGACCCTGAAGGCAGCCGGACTGCTCGACGTCGACACGGGCGAGATCGTCCGCCCGGGAATCATCCGCGTCGACGGCGACCGCATCGCCGGAGTGGGCGGAACCTACAGTGATAATTCGGGCGACACGCCCGAGGGTGACGTCATCGACCTCGGCGACCTGATCCTCATGCCCGGCCTGATGGACATGGAGGTCAACCTCCTCATGGGTGGACGCGGCGAGAAGCCCGTCTACTCGACGGTCCAGGACGACCCGCCCCTGCGCATGCTGCGTGCCGTCGGAAACGCCCGCCGCACCCTGCGCGCGGGATTCACCACCGTCCGCAATCTCGGACTGTTCGTCAAGACCGGCGGATACCTCCTCGACGTGGCCCTCGGAACGGCCATCGACAAGGGCTGGGTGGACGGCCCGCGCGTCGTCCCCGCCGGTCACGCCATCACCCCCACCGGCGGACACCTCGATCCGACGATGTTCGCGGCGTTCGCGCCCGGCGTCCTCGACCTCACGATCGAGGAGGGCATCGCCAACGGCGTCGACGAGGTCCGCAAGGCGGTGCGCTACCAGATCAAGCACGGCGCCCAGCTCATCAAGGTGTGCGTCTCGGGCGGCGTCATGTCGATGACCGGATCCGCAGGTGCCCAGCACTATTCGGACGAAGAGCTGCGCGCGATCGTCGACGAGGCACATCGTCGCGGGATGAAGGTCGCCTCGCACACGCACGGCGCCGAAGCCGTGCGACACGCGATCGAAGCCGGAATCGACTGCATCGAACACGGATTCCTCATCGACGACGACACCATCGACCTCATGGTCGAGCGCGGAACATGGCTCGTGCCCACCACCCGTCTCGCCGACGCGATGGACACCTCCCACGCGCCGCCGGAGCTGCAGGCCAAGGCCGCCGAGATGTTCCCCAAGGCACGCACCTCGGTGCTCGCCGCATACAAGGCCGGGGTGAAGATCGCGGTCGGCACCGACGCGCCGGCCATCCCCCACGGCAAGAACGCCGACGAGATCGTTGCCCTCGTCGACCGCGGAATCCCTCCCCTCGCGGTGATCCAGGCCGCCACGATCAATGCGGCAGAACTCATCGGCGTCGACGACCGCGGTCGCCTCGCCGAAGGTCTGCTCGCCGACATCATCGCCGTCCCCGGCGATCCCACCGAAGACATCACCGTCACCCAGAACGTGCGGTTCGTGATGAAAGGCGGAAAGGTCTATGTCCACAACTGACCGTTCGATCACCGACGACCTCGTCGAGATCAACCAGCTGCTCGCCCGCTACGCGGTGAACATGACGAAGAACGACGTCGAAGGCGTCGTGGCGGTGTTCACCCCCGACGGCACCTACAGCGCCTTCGGCGACGCATTCCCCCTCGATCGGTTCCCCGAGCTCGTCGCGGCCGCACCGAAGGGCCTGTTCATGACGGGCACGGCCCTCATCGAGATCGACGGCGACACCGCGACCGGCACCCAGCCGCTGTGCTTCGTCGAGCATTCCACGCACGACATGCGCATCGGCTACTACAACGACACCTACGTCCGCACGGCCGAGGGCTGGCGTCTGCGCACCCGCGCGATGACCTTCATCCGCCGCAGCGGAACCCACGACTCCGGCATCCCCCACGCCTTCGAACCGGCATGAACGTCACCGAGTTCAGGACCGCCGTCCGCACCTGGCTCGACGAGAACGATCTGACCCCCGGACCGGATCACTCGTTCGACGCACAGGTCGAACAACTCGCCCGCGTGCGGCGGGACCTCTACGACGCGGGCTGGATGCGCTACGGCTGGCCCGAGGAGGTCGGCGGACTCGGCGGCGAGGCCGTCCTGCGTGCCGTGCTCGGCGAGGAGGTCGCGACCCGCGACCTCGCCGAGCCGGGCATCTACTCGATGATCGAGGTGCTCGCGCCCACCATGATCTCCTACGCGCGACCCGAACTCGCCGCGGAGATGGTGCCGAAACTGCTCCGCGGCGAGGAACAGTGGTGCCAGGGCTTCTCGGAACCCGGCTCGGGCAGCGACCTCGCGTCGCTGTCCACCCGGGCCGAGCAACGCGGCGACGAGTGGGTGATCAACGGGCAGAAGGTCTGGACGTCGCTCGCCCAGTTCGCCTCCCGCTGCGTGCTGCTCACCCGTACCGCGCCGGGGCACAAGGGCATCACCGCCTTCTTCGTCGACATGGACACCCCGGGCATCACCGTCCGGCCGCTGCGCACGATGCACGGCGTCGACGAGTTCGCCGAGGTGTACTTCGACGACGTCGTCGTGCCGGCCGACCGCATGCTGGGCAATCCCGGCGACGGCTGGAAGCTCGCGATGGATCTGCTGCCGCACGAACGGTCGACATGCTTCTGGCACCGCATCGCCTACCTGTTCACCCGGTTGGATCGCCTTGTGGACGAGACCGATTCGACGGCGGACGACGAACTCGGCGCGGCCTACCTCGCGC
This window contains:
- a CDS encoding metal-dependent hydrolase family protein, with the protein product MLTLKAAGLLDVDTGEIVRPGIIRVDGDRIAGVGGTYSDNSGDTPEGDVIDLGDLILMPGLMDMEVNLLMGGRGEKPVYSTVQDDPPLRMLRAVGNARRTLRAGFTTVRNLGLFVKTGGYLLDVALGTAIDKGWVDGPRVVPAGHAITPTGGHLDPTMFAAFAPGVLDLTIEEGIANGVDEVRKAVRYQIKHGAQLIKVCVSGGVMSMTGSAGAQHYSDEELRAIVDEAHRRGMKVASHTHGAEAVRHAIEAGIDCIEHGFLIDDDTIDLMVERGTWLVPTTRLADAMDTSHAPPELQAKAAEMFPKARTSVLAAYKAGVKIAVGTDAPAIPHGKNADEIVALVDRGIPPLAVIQAATINAAELIGVDDRGRLAEGLLADIIAVPGDPTEDITVTQNVRFVMKGGKVYVHN
- a CDS encoding acyl-CoA dehydrogenase family protein translates to MNVTEFRTAVRTWLDENDLTPGPDHSFDAQVEQLARVRRDLYDAGWMRYGWPEEVGGLGGEAVLRAVLGEEVATRDLAEPGIYSMIEVLAPTMISYARPELAAEMVPKLLRGEEQWCQGFSEPGSGSDLASLSTRAEQRGDEWVINGQKVWTSLAQFASRCVLLTRTAPGHKGITAFFVDMDTPGITVRPLRTMHGVDEFAEVYFDDVVVPADRMLGNPGDGWKLAMDLLPHERSTCFWHRIAYLFTRLDRLVDETDSTADDELGAAYLALHTVRCRSLATQQRLASGASLGPETSVDKILLATAEQQLFDTARDLLPGVLELSDTEWRTEFLYSRAATIYGGTAEIQRNIVARRLLDLGAE
- a CDS encoding nuclear transport factor 2 family protein, whose product is MSTTDRSITDDLVEINQLLARYAVNMTKNDVEGVVAVFTPDGTYSAFGDAFPLDRFPELVAAAPKGLFMTGTALIEIDGDTATGTQPLCFVEHSTHDMRIGYYNDTYVRTAEGWRLRTRAMTFIRRSGTHDSGIPHAFEPA